A genomic window from Anoplolepis gracilipes chromosome 6, ASM4749672v1, whole genome shotgun sequence includes:
- the Nse1 gene encoding non-structural maintenance of chromosomes element 1 homolog: MIYGKEHKMVLQAIMHEGALDEKRGKELISKLFGHENTAHVLNEINAKLQPLYMIVKCVNCEVTGQLYWVWASTVQDKIANFHPEFSQAQLTLLRTIYSEIVTSNNGHVSSTWCLNLCSTLNVKLSKANAEEFLYEMVNRNWLACKNGKYYMGVRSIVELLQYFKDTYQDNLQTCTLCKQVLFYGEKCDQCNTTTHVYCLENYAMNRGGLECPNCHYPISQHSQSGNNNNSSMDIDEINIEMNEVTQSSQRRSKRKHKD; encoded by the exons atgatttatggTAAAGAACATAAGATGGTTTTGCAAGCTATTATGCATGAAGGTGCTTTAGATGAAAAGCGTGGAAAGGAATTAATCTCCAAGTTATTTG GTCACGAGAATACAGCACACGTATTAAACGAAATAAATGCGAAATTACAGCCACTATACATGATCGTAAAGTGTGTAAATTGCGAAGTTACCGGTCAGTTGTATTGGGTTTGGGCAAGTACAGTGCAAGATAAAATTGccaa CTTTCATCCCGAATTTTCACAAGCTCAATTAACTCTGTTACGTACCATATATTCTGAAATTGTTACCTCGAACAATGGTCATGTATCGAGTACCTGGTGCCTTAATTTATGTTCGACATTAAATGTAAAACTAAGCAAAGCTAACGCTGAAGAATTCTTGTATGAGATGGTTAATAGAAACTGGTTAGCGTGCAAG AATGGTAAATACTACATGGGAGTAAGAAGCATAGTTGAACtactacaatattttaaagatacgtATCAAGACAATCTTCAGACTTGTACTTTATGCAAACAAGTACTTTTTTAT GGTGAGAAATGCGATCAATGTAATACTACGACACATGTTTACTGTTTAGAGAATTATGCAATGAATCGCGGTGGTTTGGAATGTCCTAATTGCCATTATCCTATATCACAACATAGTCAGTCTG gtaataataacaattctaGCATGGATatcgatgaaataaatattgaaatgaatGAGGTGACACAGTCTAGTCAGAGAAGATCAAAGAGAAAACATAAAgattaa
- the LOC140667250 gene encoding uncharacterized protein, with amino-acid sequence MNMTKKINVNFSSLVGLKAELLKKQAEVNEAKLKAESVNVSSQVNKKRSKKVVADNVEKNPKELIDTEDIIAHKKSKLMLEAKARLYERLKKSKNNNDKFLVDFKNKLDEPEKEFVDEAINEQYPIEPEDNWVEYQDCFGRTRKCLREDLSHMQKKDELIKREIMKRNINEDGEEDNKEQYPIQEKEPEIEIMRRKWEEQTQKLADKVDIHYQDILFDEARTHGVGYYAFSQDEEERTKQQENLANLRKETERRQKEMNEIKELKEKMEQNRLKAARIRQRIRAGLPAEPTEEELALENKLITSTDNINEVNKDNNKSIENDNEKSNLETDKSANIKETVTTHQEEKNNDEDKIRAFGELLGKKNYWHVMSQEEWVHKCRAQRIGKFGPVYNNFTSAGFYNSSKNIDEQLTHDKHFDNTEARESQEPIKKSRINLQNHEDSNESSNETVSIAKNVDTTNQNNDKNNLAEYNSTIRKSDTGYELPKHTIDSAFNPTTNSSNLLPSQGQATVSYPLSHLSSNYSQNTYGYPGVYTSEQHQLPNDMNIPLPGESTSSLVSSDKSSHTNKEETVSRNINEDNIMAGLKYLREKFEENHSKT; translated from the coding sequence ATGAATATGACCAAGAAAATCAATGTCAACTTTTCATCCTTGGTTGGTTTGAAAGCAGAGCTGTTGAAAAAACAAGCCGAAGTAAATGAGGCAAAGTTGAAAGCAGAATCTGTCAATGTATCGTCGCAAGTAAACAAGAAAAGGAGCAAGAAAGTTGTTGCAGACAATGTGGAGAAAAATCCTAAAGAATTGATAGATACAGAGGATATTATTGCccataaaaaatcaaaattaatgttgGAAGCTAAAGCAAGGTTGTATGAGAGATTAAAGAaatcaaaaaataacaatgacAAATTTCTTGTCGATTTCAAGAACAAGTTGGACGAACCCGAAAAAGAATTTGTCGATGAAGCGATTAATGAACAATATCCAATTGAACCAGAAGATAATTGGGTCGAATATCAGGATTGTTTTGGTCGTACTAGAAAATGTCTACGGGAAGATTTGTCACATATGCAAAAGAAGGATGAATTAATAAAGCGAGAAATAATGAAGAGAAACATCAATGAAGATGGAGAAGAAGATAATAAAGAACAATATCCTATTCAAGAAAAAGAACCTGAGATAGAAATTATGAGAAGAAAATGGGAGGAGCAAACGCAAAAGCTTGCAGATAAGGTTGATATACATtatcaagatatattatttgacgAAGCGCGGACACATGGTGTTGGTTACTACGCATTTTCCCAAGATGAAGAAGAGAGGACGAAACAGCAAGAGAATCTAGCGAATTTAAGGAAGGAAACAGAGAGGAGACAGAAAGAAATGAACGAAATCAAGgaattgaaagagaaaatggAACAGAACAGATTAAAGGCGGCAAGAATTAGACAACGGATCAGAGCAGGCTTACCGGCAGAACCTACAGAGGAAGAATTGGCATTGGAAAACAAGTTAATTACTTCTACTGATAATATTAACGAAGTtaacaaagataataataaatctattgaaaatgataatgaaaaatcTAACCTGGAAACTGATAAATCTGCAAACATCAAAGAAACTGTAACCACTCATCAGGAGGAAAAGAATAATGatgaagataaaataagaGCCTTTGGAGAACTATTgggtaaaaagaattattggCATGTAATGTCACAAGAGGAATGGGTGCATAAATGTAGAGCACAAAGAATTGGTAAATTTGGACcagtttacaataattttacaagtgCTGGTTTTTACAACAgttctaaaaatattgatgaGCAATTGACTCATGATAAACACTTTGATAATACAGAAGCTCGTGAATCCCAAGAacctattaaaaaatctagaaTCAATTTACAGAATCATGAAGACAGTAACGAGTCCAGTAATGAGACGGTCTctattgcaaaaaatgttgATACCACTAACcagaataatgataaaaacaatttagcAGAATATAATAGTACAATAAGGAAAAGTGACACTGGATACGAGTTACCTAAACATACAATAGACTCAGCATTTAATCCCACTACAAATTCGTCTAATCTATTGCCATCTCAGGGACAAGCGACTGTTTCATATCCATTATCTCATCTGTCTAGcaattattcacaaaataCATATGGTTATCCTGGAGTATATACATCTGAGCAGCATCAATTGCCAAATGATATGAATATTCCTCTTCCTGGTGAAAGTACTTCATCTTTAGTTTCCAGTGACAAATCCTCTCACacaaataaagaagaaacagTATCACGAAATATAAATGAGGATAACATAATGGCTGGTCttaaatatttgagagaaaAGTTTGAGGAAAATCACAGCAAGACatag